The following are encoded together in the Bos taurus isolate L1 Dominette 01449 registration number 42190680 breed Hereford chromosome 17, ARS-UCD2.0, whole genome shotgun sequence genome:
- the MTMR3 gene encoding phosphatidylinositol-3,5-bisphosphate 3-phosphatase MTMR3 isoform X12 — protein MGFDMNNAWRISNINEKYRLCGSYPQELIVPAWITDKELESVAGFRSWKRIPAVVYRHQSNGAVIARCGQPEVSWWGWRNADDEHLVQSVAKACASDSRSGGSKPSARNSPRDFPCAGDLSDVEFDSSLSNASGAESLAIQPQKLLILDARSYAAAVANRAKGGGCECPEYYPNCEVVFMGMANIHSIRRSFQSLRLLCTQMPDPGNWLSALESTKWLHHLSVLLKSALLVVHAVDRDQRPVLAHCSDGWDRTPQIVALAKLLLDPYYRTIEGFQVLVEMEWLDFGHKFADRCGHGENSDDLNERCPVFLQWLDCVHQLQRQFPCSFEFNEAFLVKLVQHTYSCLFGTFLCNNAKERGEKHTQERTCSVWSLLRAGNKAFKNLLYSSQSEAVLYPVCHVRNLMLWSAVYLPCPSPSTPVDDSCAPYPAPGCSPDDPPLSRLPKTRSFDNLTTACDNTVPLASRRSSDPSLNEKWQEHRRSLELSTLAGPGEEPVEPDSLGKPTKVLGGAELSVAAGVAEGQMENILQEATKEESGVEEPAHRGVQEVKEEALLEEGSRGKSPEGSARELDQQPEVGEASLRSHPGTSLSGLSQGVPEQGGHSVLPSSLQEPPREEGSQEVPMEPSQIGATAEDREEAVLPVSADVAVDSGTSQSSSLPSQVSFETRGPNMDGSVDMLMEDKVKSDSGPQGHHRPGPVHSGWLGGKDVLPPAVEPRPAERPQLGPVVHRTSPGSARSPAHSPSALPLAECKEGLVCNGAPETENKASEQPPGLSTLQKYPTPNGHCANGETGRSKDSLSRQLSATSCSSAHVHTRSLHPKWLHGHSGRPSAAGSPEQPSRSHLDDDGMPVYTDTIQQRLRQIESGHQQEVETLKKQVQELRSRLESQYLTSSLRFNGDFGDEVTSIPDSESNLDQNCLSRCSTEIFSEASWEQVDKQDTEMTRWLPDHLAAHCYACDSAFWLASRKHHCRDTDRVDQTWNCGNVFCSSCCNQKVPVPSQQLFEPSRVCKSCYSSLHPTSSSIDLELDKPIAATSN, from the exons ATGGGTTTTGATATGAACAACGCCTGGAGGATCTCTAACATCAATGAGAAGTACAG GCTGTGTGGGAGCTATCCACAGGAGCTCATAGTGCCTGCCTGGATCACTGACAAAGAACTGGAAAGTGTTGCAGGCTTCCGGTCCTGGAAGCGCATCCCCGCTGTCGTCTACAG GCACCAGAGCAACGGAGCCGTCATTGCCCGCTGCGGACAGCCAGAGGTCAGCTGGTGGGGCTGGAGGAACGCCGACGATGAGCACCTGGTGCAGTCCGTAGCCAAAGCTTGTGCCTCCGACTCCCGATCCGGTGGCAGCAAGCCATCGGCTAGGAACAGTCCCCGGGACTTCCCCTGTGCAGGAGACCTCTCTGATGTGGAGTTCG ATTCTTCTCTGTCAAATGCTTCAGGAGCAGAGAGTTTAGCCATCCAGCCACAGAAGCTTTTGATCTTGGACGCACGCTCCTATGCAGCCGCGGTGGCAAACCGAGCCAAAGGAGGAGGTTGTGAATGCCCAG AGTATTACCCAAACTGTGAAGTTGTTTTTATGGGAATGGCAAATATTCATTCAATTCGGAGGAGTTTTCAGTCTCTGCGTTTGCTGTGCACTCAGATGCCAGATCCGGGAAA TTGGCTCTCGGCTCTGGAGAGCACCAAGTGGCTCCACCACCTGTCTGTGCTGCTGAAGTCGGCgctcctggtggtgcacgccgtGGACCGCGACCAGCGGCCGGTGCTGGCGCACTGTTCCGACGGCTGGGACCGCACCCCCCAGATTGTGGCACTGGCGAAGCTCCTGCTGGACCCTTACTACCGAACCATAGAG GGTTTCCAGGTCCTCGTGGAGATGGAGTGGCTGGATTTTGGCCACAAGTTTGCTGACCGGTGTGGTCATGGGGAGAACTCGGATGATCTGAACGAGCGTTGCCCAGTGTTTTTGCAGTGGCTTGACTGTGTTCATCAGCTTCAAAGGCAATTTCCATGCTCTTTTGAGTTCAATGAAGCATTCCTT GTGAAACTGGTGCAGCATACCTATTCCTGCCTCTTTGGAACATTCCTGTGCAACAACgccaaggagagaggagagaagcaCACTCAGGAGCGGACTTGTTCTGTGTGGTCACTGCTTCGGGCGGGCAACAAGGCTTTCAAAAACCTACTGTATTCCTCTCAGTCAGAGGCC GTGCTGTACCCTGTGTGCCACGTGCGCAACCTGATGCTGTGGAGTGCAGTGTACCTGCCCTGCCCGTCCCCGTCCACCCCCGTGGACGACAGCTGCGCGCCGTACCCAGCCCCAGGCTGCAGCCCCGACGATCCGCCCCTGAGTCG GCTACCAAAGACCAGATCATTTGACAATCTGACCACCGCCTGCGACAACACAGTGCCTCTGGCCAGCCGGCGCAGCAGTGACCCAAGCCTGAACGAGAAGTGGCAGGAGCACCGTCGCTCGCTGGAACTGAGCACCCTGGCCGGTCCTGGGGAGGAGCCTGTGGAGCCTGACAGCCTGGGGAAACCGACCAAAGTGCTGGGTGGTGCCGAGCTGTCTGTTGCGGCTGGAGTAGCTGAGGGGCAGATGGAGAACATTTTGCAAGAGGCCACCAAAGAGGAGAGTGGGGTAGAGGAGCCTGCCCACAGGGGGGTGCAGGAGGTCAAAGAGGAGGCTCTGTTGGAAGAGGGGAGCAGGGGTAAGAGCCCCGAGGGCTCAGCCCGTGAACTTGATCAGCAGCCAGAGGTGGGGGAGGCTTCCCTAAGGAGTCATCCAGGCACTAGCCTTTCTGGGCTCTCGCAGGGTGTTCCTGAGCAGGGTGGGCACAGTGTTCTCCCCAGTTCTCTCCAGGAGCCCCCCAGGGAAGAGGGTTCCCAGGAGGTCCCTATGGAACCGTCTCAGATAGGAGCTACAGCAGAGGACAGGGAGGAGGCAGTCCTTCCTGTCTCAGCAGATGTGGCGGTTGACTCTGGTACCTCACAGTCAAGTTCTCTGCCCTCCCAAGTTTCATTTGAGACCAGAGGACCAAACATGGATGGGTCTGTGGACATGTTAATGGAAGataaagtgaagtcagacagCGGGCCCCAGGGCCATCATAGACCTGGCCCTGTCCACAGTGGCTGGCTCGGTGGCAAGGACGTGCTTCCTCCAGCCGTGGAGCCCAGGCCTGCAGAGAGGCCCCAACTGGGGCCTGTGGTGCACAGGACTTCCCCTGGCAGCGCCCGGAGCCCAGCGCATTCTCCTAGTGCCTTGCCTTTAGCCGAATGTAAGGAGGGGCTTGTGTGCAACGGTGCCCCAGAGACTGAAAATAAGGCCTCGGAGCAGCCCCCAGGGCTTAGTACCCTCCAGAAGTATCCCACCCCCAATGGACACTGCGCCAACGGGGAGACTGGGAGGAGCAAGGACTCCCTGAGCCGCCAGCTGTCGGCCACAAGCTGCAGCTCTGCCCACGTACACACGAGGAGCTTGCACCCCAAGTGGCTGCACGGACACTCGGGGAGACCGTCGGCCGCTGGCAGCCCTGAGCAGCCTTCCCGCAGCCACCTGGACGATGACGGCATGCCTGTGTACACGGACACGATCCAGCAGCGCCTGCGTCAGATTGAGTCGGGCCACCAGCAGGAAGTGGAGACCTTGAAGAAACAAGTCCAGGAGCTGAGGAGTCGCCTGGAGAGTCAGTACCTGACTAGCTCCCTGCGCTTCAACGGGGACTTTGGGGATGAAGTG ACTTCAATTCCCGACTCGGAAAGCAATCTGGATCAGAACTGTTTGTCTCGCTGCAGCACAGAGATTTTCTCTGAAGCCAGCTGGGAGCAGGTGGATAAACAGGACACGGAG ATGACCCGTTGGCTCCCTGACCACCTGGCTGCCCACTGCTACGCGTGCGACAGCGCCTTCTGGCTTGCCAGCCGGAAGCACCACTGCAG GGACACTGATCGTGTTGATCAAACGTG GAACTGTGGGAACGTATTCTGCTCCAGTTGTTGTAACCAGAAGGTTCCAGTTCCCAGCCAGCAGCTCTTTGAACCTAGTCGAGTGTGCAAGTCTTGCTATAGCAGCCTGCATCCCACAAGCTCCAGCATTGACCTTGAACTGGATAAGCCCATTGCTGCCACTTCAAACTGA